One genomic segment of Oncorhynchus masou masou isolate Uvic2021 chromosome 16, UVic_Omas_1.1, whole genome shotgun sequence includes these proteins:
- the LOC135557383 gene encoding cell division cycle-associated protein 4-like isoform X1, with amino-acid sequence MTLLCQAPAALVGWPPWLETSVQRSSQLWMANMYSKGTKRKFFDSVDAAMDNKAALYSRQRQSLLDMSLIKLQLCHMLVEPNMCRSVLIANTVRHIQEEMTHDGSWQLVTEAFGGSGPSDHLVATEVLCLSSALEQQGGGPKLYSVMGYDGCREEEVVTDEALCSVTFSDGAPALLGTIDHCWDRAELRMAAVEDRVIKDSGSEVESGQGAKTVMGQVFGTFEIKNGTPGSDPALEELFSAVDASYYDLDTMLTSIQSTPKMGPYNLLDSMASSHGPTSNSSCRTDLCELDHIMEIIVGS; translated from the coding sequence GGCCAACATGTACTCCAAGGGCACCAAACGCAAGTTCTTTGACAGTGTGGACGCAGCGATGGACAACAAGGCGGCGTTGTACAGCCGGCAGCGCCAGTCCCTGCTGGACATGTCTCTGATCAAGCTGCAGCTGTGCCACATGCTGGTGGAGCCCAACATGTGCCGCTCGGTCCTCATTGCCAACACGGTGCGCCATATCCAGGAGGAAATGACCCATGATGGGAGCTGGCAGTTGGTCACTGAGGCTTTCGGCGGCTCTGGCCCATCTGACCACCTGGTGGCCACCGAGGTTTTGTGTCTGTCATCGGCGCTGGAGCAGCAGGGCGGTGGGCCCAAGCTCTACTCGGTGATGGGCTACGATGGTTGCCGCGAGGAAGAAGTGGTAACGGACGAGGCTCTCTGTTCTGTGACATTTAGCGACGGGGCCCCGGCCCTCTTGGGGACCATCGACCACTGCTGGGACAGGGCAGAACTGAGAATGGCGGCGGTAGAGGACCGGGTCATCAAAGACTCCGGTTCAGAGGTCGAGTCTGGGCAGGGGGCTAAAACAGTGATGGGGCAGGTGTTTGGGACGTTCGAGATCAAAAATGGCACCCCTGGGTCAGACCCGGCACTAGAGGAGCTGTTCTCAGCCGTTGATGCCTCTTATTATGACTTGGACACCATGCTCACAAGCATTCAGAGCACCCCCAAGATGGGGCCTTACAACCTTCTGGACAGCATGGCCTCCTCCCATGGCCCCACGTCCAACTCCAGCTGTAGAACCGATCTCTGTGAACTTGACCACATTATGGAGATCATTGTCGGCTCATAG
- the LOC135557383 gene encoding cell division cycle-associated protein 4-like isoform X2, with translation MYSKGTKRKFFDSVDAAMDNKAALYSRQRQSLLDMSLIKLQLCHMLVEPNMCRSVLIANTVRHIQEEMTHDGSWQLVTEAFGGSGPSDHLVATEVLCLSSALEQQGGGPKLYSVMGYDGCREEEVVTDEALCSVTFSDGAPALLGTIDHCWDRAELRMAAVEDRVIKDSGSEVESGQGAKTVMGQVFGTFEIKNGTPGSDPALEELFSAVDASYYDLDTMLTSIQSTPKMGPYNLLDSMASSHGPTSNSSCRTDLCELDHIMEIIVGS, from the coding sequence ATGTACTCCAAGGGCACCAAACGCAAGTTCTTTGACAGTGTGGACGCAGCGATGGACAACAAGGCGGCGTTGTACAGCCGGCAGCGCCAGTCCCTGCTGGACATGTCTCTGATCAAGCTGCAGCTGTGCCACATGCTGGTGGAGCCCAACATGTGCCGCTCGGTCCTCATTGCCAACACGGTGCGCCATATCCAGGAGGAAATGACCCATGATGGGAGCTGGCAGTTGGTCACTGAGGCTTTCGGCGGCTCTGGCCCATCTGACCACCTGGTGGCCACCGAGGTTTTGTGTCTGTCATCGGCGCTGGAGCAGCAGGGCGGTGGGCCCAAGCTCTACTCGGTGATGGGCTACGATGGTTGCCGCGAGGAAGAAGTGGTAACGGACGAGGCTCTCTGTTCTGTGACATTTAGCGACGGGGCCCCGGCCCTCTTGGGGACCATCGACCACTGCTGGGACAGGGCAGAACTGAGAATGGCGGCGGTAGAGGACCGGGTCATCAAAGACTCCGGTTCAGAGGTCGAGTCTGGGCAGGGGGCTAAAACAGTGATGGGGCAGGTGTTTGGGACGTTCGAGATCAAAAATGGCACCCCTGGGTCAGACCCGGCACTAGAGGAGCTGTTCTCAGCCGTTGATGCCTCTTATTATGACTTGGACACCATGCTCACAAGCATTCAGAGCACCCCCAAGATGGGGCCTTACAACCTTCTGGACAGCATGGCCTCCTCCCATGGCCCCACGTCCAACTCCAGCTGTAGAACCGATCTCTGTGAACTTGACCACATTATGGAGATCATTGTCGGCTCATAG